A stretch of Mastomys coucha isolate ucsf_1 unplaced genomic scaffold, UCSF_Mcou_1 pScaffold3, whole genome shotgun sequence DNA encodes these proteins:
- the Pi16 gene encoding peptidase inhibitor 16, with product MHGSCSPWVMLLPLPLLLLLLLLLTATGPTTALTEDEKQTMVELHNFYRAQVSPPASDMLQMRWDDTLAAFAKAYAQKCVWGHNKERGRRGENLFAITDEGMDVPLAVGNWHEEHEYYNVSTATCDPGQMCGHYTQVVWSKTERIGCGSHFCETLHGVEEANIHLLVCNYEPPGNVKGRKPYQEGTPCSQCPLGYICENSLCEPTRNPDKAQDSPPGLTEVPPTRATEAPSSRETGTPSLATSETLPFSSVTKVSYSLATDSSPALETKAPSSLATEGPSSMATEAGAFLTEVPSVSATTHMQPSLDEGPLNFLTSTHIPVPKTTDEAAGKSGTTSVSPEKSLHAKMSLTESGETLPQIQEEAESKAELPKAEAELPKAEAELPRAEAELPKAEAELPKAEAELPGSSEALIPVLPAQERDGQKASLEHSGQPASTSPPNFPSALGNATGGRTLALQSSWTGAEEPERAGWDLKNSAHVWGPFLGPLLPPMLLLAGSF from the exons ATGCACGGCTCCTGCAGCCCGTGGGTgatgctgctgccgctgccgctgctgctgctcctgctgctgctgctgactgcCACGGGCCCCACCACAGCCCTCACAGAGGATGAGAAGCAAACCATGGTGGAGCTTCACAACTTCTACCGTGCCCAGGTGTCCCCGCCAGCCTCAGATATGCTGCAGATG AGGTGGGACGACACGCTGGCCGCCTTCGCCAAGGCCTACGCTCAGAAGTGCGTGTGGGGCCACAACAAAGAGCGCGGGCGGCGCGGAGAGAACCTGTTTGCCATCACGGACGAGGGCATGGACGTGCCGCTGGCCGTGGGGAACTGGCACGAGGAGCACGAGTATTACAATGTTAGCACGGCCACCTGCGATCCGGGCCAGATGTGCGGCCACTACACTCAG GTTGTGTGGAGCAAGACTGAGAGAATTGGCTGTGGTTCCCACTTCTGCGAGACGCTCCACGGAGTAGAGGAAGCCAACATCCACTTACTGGTGTGCAACTATGAGCCCCC GGGGAACGTGAAGGGCCGTAAGCCCTACCAGGAGGGGACTCCCTGCTCCCAGTGCCCTCTTGGCTACATCTGCGAGAACTCTCTCTGTG AGCCCACGAGAAACCCGGACAAGGCGCAGGATTCGCCTCCAGGGCTGACCGAGGTCCCTCCCACCCGCGCCACTGAAGCCCCAAGCTCCAGGGAAACCGGTACTCCATCCCTAGCAACCTCTGAGACTCTGCCTTTCTCCTCGGTCACGAAGGTCTCGTACTCCCTGGCAACCGATTCCTCACCTGCGCTAGAAACAAAGGCCCCGTCTTCCTTAGCAACCGAAGGCCCCTCCTCCATGGCAACGGAGGCCGGGGCTTTTCTAACCGAGGTCCCCTCGGTTTCTGCGACGACGCACATGCAGCCCTCACTGGATGAAGGGCCACTTAACTTCCTCACGTCAACACATATCCCTGTCCCCAAAACTACGGACGAAGCAGCCGGCAAGTCGGGCACAACCTCCGTGAGCCCAGAGAAATCTCTGCACGCCAAGATGTCCCTGACAGAGTCAGGAGAGACCCTACCCCAAATCCAGGAGGAGGCTGAGTCCAAGGCCGAGCTGCCCAAGGCGGAGGCCGAGCTGCCTAAGGCGGAGGCCGAGCTGCCCAGGGCAGAGGCTGAGCTGCCCAAGGCGGAGGCTGAGCTGCCCAAGGCAGAGGCTGAGCTGCCTGGTTCCAGTGAGGCTTTGATCCCAGTTCTTCCAGCCCAGGAACGCGATGGGCAGAAGGCCTCACTGGAACACTCTGGCCAACCTGCCTCCACATCCCCGCCCAACTTCCCTAGTGCCTTGGGTAATGCCACAGGCGGGCGCACCCTGGCCCTACAGTCATCCTGGACAG GTGCAGAGGAGCCTGAAAGGGCCGGCTGGGATCTGAAGAATTCTGCTCACGTGTGGGGCCCTTTCCTGGGACCGCTGCTGCCTCCCATGCTGCTGTTGGCTGGCAGTTTCTGA